From the Thermococcus sp. 18S1 genome, one window contains:
- a CDS encoding ABC transporter permease subunit, producing the protein MFWGFQLEFKQSLRTKKLWVILGVMMLLYIPGFYFQKASGGEIETVQQAVSVLIGNINGLGGFFIAILALLMGATAINSEIEKGTLRVAMSKPIKRLGYIGGKFLAHTVVVLMALLLTTLVGIVGLAWLGAPMGSQLVTDSLLLNGLLLLAMVQLIALGYIISTTVKSSSTALGVALVIMFVVFMIMPAIVQFMAAKDTLLSDHPDWEAYQEKSKEYKTRYLFYVPTTQIDVIVSDATKVTGDIENPQVEYVGIGGAIRKNPVNLGILFGLTFVYLALAFYRFLRMDLR; encoded by the coding sequence ATGTTTTGGGGATTTCAGCTCGAGTTCAAGCAGAGCCTTCGAACTAAGAAGCTCTGGGTTATTCTGGGTGTCATGATGCTTCTGTACATACCGGGGTTCTACTTCCAGAAAGCCTCAGGAGGGGAGATAGAAACCGTTCAGCAGGCCGTTTCGGTTCTCATAGGCAACATCAACGGACTGGGCGGGTTTTTCATCGCCATACTCGCCCTCCTGATGGGGGCCACCGCGATAAACAGCGAGATAGAGAAGGGAACGCTGCGCGTTGCCATGAGCAAGCCGATAAAGCGGCTGGGCTACATCGGCGGCAAGTTCCTTGCCCACACGGTGGTTGTGCTGATGGCGCTTCTTCTGACGACCCTCGTGGGAATAGTCGGCCTGGCGTGGCTGGGCGCTCCGATGGGAAGCCAGCTCGTCACCGATTCACTCCTGCTTAACGGTCTGCTGCTCCTGGCGATGGTACAGCTGATAGCGCTGGGCTACATAATCTCCACCACCGTGAAGTCTTCCAGTACAGCACTCGGTGTTGCCCTGGTGATTATGTTCGTGGTCTTCATGATAATGCCCGCCATAGTTCAGTTCATGGCCGCCAAGGATACCCTACTAAGCGACCACCCCGACTGGGAGGCGTACCAGGAGAAAAGCAAGGAATACAAGACCCGATACCTCTTCTACGTTCCAACGACCCAGATAGACGTCATAGTCAGCGATGCCACAAAGGTTACTGGGGACATAGAGAACCCGCAGGTAGAATACGTGGGAATAGGGGGTGCCATACGGAAGAACCCCGTTAACCTGGGCATACTCTTTGGACTCACCTTCGTCTACCTCGCCCTGGCCTTCTACCGCTTCCTCCGCATGGATCTGAGGTGA
- a CDS encoding AI-2E family transporter encodes MELEAAVWIAISLVVLYLVWETVSPILSPLILAITLAYILYPFHERLSRKTGKRVSAFTMTGILTILTFLFMIGFALWINDVKQSLAYYIDAFFRWLLGFHLPPAIYELIQRLAEDIPKRFEEYVLGYTYSIPKLSLQAIVMVFAFYGILVNTETIREEVHALLPQDNRELAIKLLNSAGRTLHSLLRGWLALSILKGVAISIGFYLFAIADAGGAIAAGIFTIIFELLPVIGGWIVWLAGAAYLFGTGDTAAAVVFALYGAVFVSPMPDYILRSRLGERETGVNALISLVGIFGGYIAFGFVGLIIGPVALSLLGTLVEEWKKTKEAAATSGTSS; translated from the coding sequence ATGGAGCTTGAAGCCGCAGTCTGGATCGCGATATCACTCGTAGTTCTCTACCTCGTCTGGGAGACGGTTAGCCCTATCCTTTCTCCCCTCATACTTGCGATAACCCTGGCTTACATCCTCTATCCTTTCCACGAGCGCCTCTCCAGGAAAACCGGAAAGCGTGTTTCGGCCTTTACCATGACGGGCATCCTCACGATCCTGACGTTTCTCTTCATGATCGGCTTTGCCCTCTGGATAAACGACGTCAAACAGTCCCTGGCGTACTACATAGATGCCTTTTTCCGATGGCTGCTTGGCTTCCACCTTCCCCCCGCAATCTACGAGCTCATCCAACGCCTCGCGGAGGATATTCCCAAGCGCTTTGAGGAGTACGTTCTTGGATACACCTACTCCATTCCAAAGCTCTCCCTTCAGGCCATCGTGATGGTCTTCGCGTTCTATGGAATCCTCGTGAACACCGAGACAATACGGGAGGAAGTTCATGCCCTCCTTCCGCAGGACAACAGGGAGCTGGCCATTAAACTCCTGAATAGCGCTGGAAGAACCCTCCACAGCCTTCTCCGCGGATGGCTAGCCCTGAGCATACTCAAGGGTGTGGCCATATCGATAGGTTTCTATCTCTTCGCCATAGCCGACGCCGGCGGTGCGATCGCGGCCGGCATCTTCACGATAATCTTTGAGCTCCTCCCTGTCATCGGAGGGTGGATAGTCTGGCTGGCCGGGGCGGCCTATCTCTTTGGCACCGGGGATACTGCCGCTGCGGTCGTCTTTGCACTCTACGGTGCGGTTTTCGTCTCCCCTATGCCGGACTACATCCTCAGGTCCCGCCTGGGCGAGAGGGAAACAGGGGTAAACGCGCTAATAAGCCTCGTTGGAATCTTCGGGGGCTACATAGCTTTCGGTTTCGTCGGCCTGATAATCGGCCCCGTTGCCCTGTCCCTCCTCGGAACCCTGGTCGAGGAATGGAAGAAGACGAAAGAAGCGGCCGCTACATCCGGAACTTCCTCATGA
- the sppA gene encoding signal peptide peptidase SppA, with the protein MRENIWKYISAVLILLLAASSVAVVLLYMQNSELKSYTPSNISPVVVETSLNATCNETAYKLQIEELQRQLDFMRAQLRERNMPEGNTTIAVVPIFGLIDEYTALRIVPLLRDIARNDSIGGVVLWIESPGGYVGPVRDIYATVRKLNLIKPVVAYTGGMAASGGYYIAAGAEKIIADPLAEVGSIGVIYVHYNLQKNYEMNGIKVDVFKTGPYKDTGAEWRDLSEEEREMIAESIDTYFQAFLQAVSSGRNMPLNETRKYATGQTWFAMNVTGSLVDETGDIDRALSILSEELNVTNPRVVIYSGDSPSDFGIFGSTALLLDPRYVSAYLKTG; encoded by the coding sequence ATGAGGGAAAACATCTGGAAGTACATATCCGCGGTTCTCATACTCCTGCTCGCCGCCTCAAGCGTGGCGGTGGTGCTGCTCTACATGCAGAACTCAGAGCTAAAATCTTACACCCCTTCGAACATCTCCCCGGTAGTTGTGGAGACCTCACTGAACGCGACGTGCAACGAAACGGCGTATAAGCTCCAGATAGAGGAGCTCCAGAGGCAGCTGGACTTCATGCGGGCCCAGCTCAGGGAGAGGAACATGCCCGAAGGAAATACGACGATAGCCGTCGTCCCGATATTCGGCCTGATTGACGAGTACACCGCCCTAAGAATCGTACCCCTTCTGAGGGACATTGCCCGGAACGACTCAATCGGTGGCGTTGTTCTCTGGATAGAGAGTCCGGGCGGATACGTGGGGCCGGTGAGGGATATCTATGCCACGGTTCGGAAGCTCAACCTCATTAAACCCGTGGTCGCCTACACCGGCGGCATGGCGGCATCGGGTGGATACTACATCGCCGCAGGCGCCGAGAAGATAATAGCGGACCCCCTCGCAGAGGTGGGCAGTATCGGCGTCATCTACGTCCACTACAACCTCCAGAAGAACTACGAGATGAACGGCATCAAGGTCGATGTCTTCAAGACCGGCCCCTACAAGGACACCGGTGCGGAGTGGCGCGACCTGAGCGAGGAGGAGCGCGAGATGATAGCGGAGAGCATTGACACATATTTCCAGGCATTCCTCCAGGCGGTGAGCAGCGGGAGAAACATGCCGCTCAACGAGACCAGGAAGTATGCAACCGGCCAGACCTGGTTCGCCATGAACGTGACCGGCTCCCTTGTGGATGAAACCGGCGACATCGACCGTGCCCTGAGCATCCTTTCAGAGGAGCTCAACGTCACCAACCCACGCGTCGTCATATACAGCGGGGACTCTCCTTCGGATTTTGGTATCTTCGGGAGCACGGCCCTCCTGCTTGATCCGCGCTACGTGAGCGCTTACCTGAAGACCGGCTGA
- a CDS encoding N-glycosylase/DNA lyase, with translation MTLDRFIRVKYKVDEEKVEVLREILSELGIDCARTIEERVDLQFDALKNLHANLGDDELFIKLVIANSLVSYQLTAKGERWWWEFSRYFSENPPGESISEAYSRFLPSSRTNRRLVARKVKRLERAELFLDSLSLDHLRDYYFNGMERLRDELAKTLGSKRSAKTIVFAVKMFGYAGRIAFGEFVPYPMAIEIPDDVRINAYTRRFTNEPPVSFWRKIAEETEIPPLHIDSILWPVLGGNDEVLRRLKEHCTKWEDVLRLTSL, from the coding sequence TTGACGCTGGACCGGTTCATCAGGGTAAAATACAAGGTCGACGAGGAGAAGGTGGAGGTCCTCAGGGAGATTCTAAGTGAACTTGGCATTGACTGCGCAAGAACAATCGAGGAGAGGGTTGACCTTCAGTTCGACGCCCTCAAAAACCTCCATGCGAACCTTGGAGACGATGAACTCTTCATCAAGCTGGTCATAGCGAACTCCCTCGTGAGCTATCAGCTGACGGCGAAGGGCGAGCGGTGGTGGTGGGAGTTCTCAAGATATTTTTCGGAAAATCCTCCGGGAGAGAGCATCTCGGAGGCATACTCCCGATTCCTGCCGAGCTCTAGAACCAACAGGCGGCTCGTTGCGAGAAAGGTCAAAAGGCTGGAAAGGGCAGAGCTGTTCCTCGATTCACTGTCGCTTGACCATCTGAGGGACTACTACTTCAACGGCATGGAGCGCCTGCGCGACGAGCTTGCAAAAACTTTAGGTTCGAAGAGAAGCGCCAAGACCATAGTCTTCGCCGTCAAGATGTTCGGCTACGCGGGCAGGATAGCCTTTGGGGAGTTTGTCCCGTATCCAATGGCCATCGAGATACCCGACGACGTGAGGATAAACGCCTACACGAGGAGGTTTACGAACGAGCCGCCGGTGAGCTTCTGGAGGAAAATTGCGGAAGAAACCGAGATTCCGCCTCTCCACATAGATTCGATACTCTGGCCAGTTCTGGGAGGAAATGACGAGGTTCTCCGGCGACTGAAGGAGCACTGCACGAAGTGGGAGGACGTCCTGCGGCTGACCTCCCTTTGA
- a CDS encoding DEAD/DEAH box helicase, translated as MVTLRIPDGSALVRIEKADPQVYFKIYELLSYKRDFGKWEKPESLYDPYEKTFPVGVLPRVKKFLNCKGYRVRVKDERQVRGAKLNSTWSENYSMRRYQERAVKKALREKMGVLALPVGSGKTVVGLRIIHELDLSALIVVHTKELLYQWADKVREVLGVEPGIVGDNKWDEKDVTIAMIQTLLSRGADKLQNEYAILMFDECHRTSAAEKFYQLGLSLPQVYRFGLSATPWRRIRGEEIKIEAVVGPTIFEVRAEDLIKEKFLAKPRFEIITYESSMPSFSERYKELYEDMIMNNDERNRAVAEKAAELARKGHRVLIDVRRIEHGRILKKMLGEMGVKAEFLSSKSSNRWEILEAFKNGEIPVLISTLLKEGVDIPEISAIILAGGGKSDIMTIQTIGRALRPKKGMKAVIVDVQDDDPLLFTHFIERQKALKQYYGKYYDREMDSKLEESITKKGRSRKRS; from the coding sequence ATGGTAACCCTCCGCATTCCCGATGGCTCCGCACTGGTTCGGATTGAGAAGGCAGATCCACAGGTGTATTTCAAAATCTACGAGCTGCTGAGCTACAAAAGGGACTTTGGCAAATGGGAAAAGCCGGAGAGCCTCTACGACCCCTACGAGAAGACGTTTCCCGTTGGTGTCCTTCCGAGGGTCAAGAAGTTTCTCAACTGCAAGGGATACCGCGTCCGCGTGAAGGACGAGCGGCAGGTCAGGGGTGCCAAGCTGAACTCTACATGGAGCGAGAACTACAGCATGCGCAGGTATCAAGAAAGGGCGGTTAAAAAGGCCCTCCGGGAGAAAATGGGTGTTCTGGCCCTTCCGGTTGGAAGCGGTAAGACCGTCGTTGGGCTGAGGATAATTCACGAGCTTGACCTCTCTGCCCTTATAGTGGTCCACACCAAGGAGCTCCTCTACCAGTGGGCGGACAAGGTCCGTGAGGTCTTAGGGGTCGAACCCGGTATCGTCGGGGACAACAAGTGGGATGAGAAAGACGTCACCATAGCCATGATACAGACCCTCCTGTCCAGGGGTGCCGACAAGCTCCAGAACGAATACGCGATCCTCATGTTCGATGAGTGCCACAGAACCTCCGCCGCCGAGAAGTTCTACCAGCTCGGCCTTTCGCTGCCTCAGGTATACCGCTTTGGTCTCTCCGCGACGCCCTGGAGGCGCATACGCGGTGAGGAGATTAAGATAGAGGCCGTCGTTGGGCCCACCATCTTCGAGGTTCGTGCGGAGGACCTCATAAAGGAAAAGTTCCTTGCGAAGCCGCGCTTTGAAATAATCACCTACGAGTCGAGCATGCCATCCTTCAGCGAGCGCTACAAGGAGCTGTACGAGGACATGATAATGAACAACGACGAGAGGAACCGGGCCGTGGCTGAGAAGGCCGCCGAGCTCGCCCGAAAGGGGCACCGCGTTCTCATCGATGTCAGAAGGATAGAGCACGGCAGGATACTCAAGAAGATGCTTGGCGAGATGGGCGTGAAGGCTGAGTTCCTGAGCTCAAAGAGCTCCAACCGCTGGGAGATACTTGAGGCGTTCAAGAACGGCGAGATTCCAGTTCTTATCTCGACACTCCTCAAGGAGGGCGTGGACATACCGGAGATTTCGGCGATAATACTCGCGGGAGGCGGCAAGAGCGATATCATGACGATTCAGACCATAGGCCGCGCCCTGAGGCCGAAGAAGGGAATGAAGGCCGTTATAGTTGACGTTCAGGACGACGATCCCCTGCTCTTCACCCACTTCATCGAGCGGCAGAAGGCGCTCAAGCAGTACTACGGTAAATACTACGACAGGGAGATGGATTCAAAGCTCGAGGAGAGCATCACCAAAAAGGGCCGCTCTCGTAAGCGCTCTTGA
- the truA gene encoding tRNA pseudouridine(38-40) synthase TruA has translation MRFALRIAYDGTAFYGFQRQPDVRTVEGELIKALSKLGIIRDAESSNFKGASRTDRGVSAIFNVVAFDVASRPDLVRAEVLNHHLRDLWVLGIAEVPDDFHPRFQARSKTYRYYLVDEGFNERDMGECAALFVGEHDFTAFSRLEPGKDPIRELFRVDVIRRQGYYIIEIEGKSFLWEMARRIVNAVRLCGLGLMEIREVEEMLKGEYNKKVPPAPPEGLILWHMEYPDVKFQADERGIKKAKRDLFERYSRALTRAALFGDALLEL, from the coding sequence ATGAGGTTCGCACTTAGAATAGCGTACGATGGCACTGCATTCTATGGCTTTCAGAGGCAGCCCGACGTCAGAACCGTTGAAGGAGAGCTGATAAAGGCCCTGTCGAAGCTCGGGATAATAAGGGACGCCGAGAGCTCGAACTTTAAGGGGGCCTCAAGGACGGACAGGGGAGTTTCCGCCATCTTCAACGTCGTAGCCTTTGACGTCGCCTCGAGGCCTGACCTCGTTCGCGCTGAGGTTCTCAACCACCACCTCAGAGACCTCTGGGTTCTCGGGATTGCCGAGGTTCCGGACGACTTCCACCCCCGGTTCCAGGCGAGGTCAAAGACCTACCGCTATTACCTGGTTGATGAGGGCTTCAATGAGCGCGATATGGGGGAGTGCGCGGCGCTCTTCGTTGGCGAACATGATTTTACGGCATTCTCCCGGCTTGAACCAGGCAAGGACCCGATCAGAGAGCTCTTCCGGGTTGATGTCATCAGGCGCCAGGGCTACTACATCATCGAAATCGAGGGCAAAAGCTTCCTGTGGGAAATGGCTAGGAGGATAGTCAACGCAGTCCGTCTCTGCGGCCTCGGGCTGATGGAAATCCGTGAGGTTGAGGAGATGCTCAAGGGGGAGTACAACAAAAAGGTTCCGCCCGCGCCCCCCGAGGGACTCATACTCTGGCATATGGAATACCCGGACGTGAAGTTCCAGGCGGATGAAAGGGGAATCAAAAAAGCAAAACGCGACCTGTTCGAGCGCTACTCAAGAGCGCTTACGAGAGCGGCCCTTTTTGGTGATGCTCTCCTCGAGCTTTGA
- a CDS encoding UbiD family decarboxylase — protein sequence MLREIIKRFDDAVVIKEPVSKELEVTRYLLKYRDRPVLFKDVDGWEVAGNIWSTRERIASYLGIERGEILHTLTRAMENPEPYRDAGEAPFMANSTKDFSLTELPIPKYYPQDGGQYFTSAMVIARDENGFVNMSFHRMMVIDEKRAAIRLVPRHLYAMWKEKAEAGEELDVRIVVGNPIHVLLAGATSVAYGVSELEIASAMSRISFGKPLEVFNLGGIPVPVETDFVFEAKILPELTAEGPFVDITGTYDYVRKQPVVVFERMHHVDEPVFHALLPGGYEHYMLMGLPKEPQIYASVKRVVPKVHGVRLTEGGAMWLHAVVSITKQHDGDGKNAILAAFAGHPSLKHVVVVDEDVDIYDDRDVEWAIATRFQADRDLVVIPNARGSSLDPSAEKSLTAKWGIDATKPLERKEEFERAKL from the coding sequence ATGCTGAGGGAAATCATCAAACGGTTTGATGATGCCGTCGTTATTAAGGAGCCGGTAAGCAAAGAGCTCGAGGTAACGCGTTATCTTCTGAAGTACCGTGATAGGCCCGTTCTCTTCAAAGACGTGGACGGATGGGAAGTCGCGGGCAACATCTGGAGCACCAGGGAAAGGATTGCATCGTACCTTGGTATCGAGAGAGGGGAGATACTTCACACGCTGACGAGGGCAATGGAAAATCCCGAACCATACAGGGATGCCGGCGAGGCACCATTCATGGCGAACTCAACCAAGGACTTCTCCCTAACAGAGCTTCCGATTCCAAAGTACTACCCCCAAGACGGCGGCCAGTACTTCACCTCCGCCATGGTCATAGCCAGGGACGAGAACGGCTTCGTCAACATGTCCTTCCACAGGATGATGGTCATCGACGAGAAAAGGGCCGCCATAAGGCTCGTCCCGAGGCACCTCTACGCCATGTGGAAGGAGAAAGCTGAAGCCGGGGAGGAGCTGGACGTCAGGATAGTCGTTGGGAACCCAATCCATGTCCTCCTCGCAGGAGCCACGAGCGTTGCGTACGGCGTGAGCGAGCTTGAGATAGCCTCCGCCATGAGCCGCATCTCCTTTGGAAAGCCACTCGAAGTCTTCAACCTCGGAGGAATCCCCGTTCCCGTCGAGACCGACTTCGTCTTCGAGGCGAAGATACTTCCGGAACTGACGGCCGAAGGGCCCTTCGTGGATATAACCGGAACCTACGACTACGTGAGGAAACAGCCGGTGGTGGTCTTCGAGCGCATGCACCACGTCGATGAACCGGTTTTCCACGCCCTTCTCCCCGGCGGCTACGAGCACTACATGCTGATGGGCTTGCCGAAGGAGCCGCAGATTTACGCCAGCGTTAAGAGGGTCGTTCCAAAGGTTCACGGCGTAAGGCTGACCGAAGGCGGTGCGATGTGGCTCCACGCTGTGGTGAGCATAACCAAACAGCACGACGGTGACGGCAAGAACGCTATCCTGGCGGCATTCGCCGGACACCCCAGTCTGAAGCATGTGGTAGTTGTCGATGAGGACGTGGACATATACGACGACAGGGACGTCGAGTGGGCGATAGCGACGCGCTTCCAGGCCGATAGGGACCTTGTGGTAATCCCCAACGCCCGCGGCAGTTCCCTGGACCCCTCGGCGGAGAAGAGCCTCACCGCAAAGTGGGGAATCGACGCAACGAAGCCGCTGGAGAGAAAGGAAGAATTCGAGAGGGCTAAGCTCTAG
- a CDS encoding PH1570 family protein: protein MLCEEKLEVFENGFRDEKFNLKVKFYGRDARKLLLAVIRELYLPDYGEDYVYPFECAKEFWGIHLDPSEIVTEEFRPSLIKFLNRSVLNRLEKALEEVDAPREVKDTIDFEKAEVHKLKKGLLALGKNFILGEGAYLIVFNKPAARELILKYLGMLDGA, encoded by the coding sequence ATGCTCTGTGAGGAGAAGCTCGAGGTATTTGAAAACGGATTCCGGGATGAGAAGTTCAACCTCAAGGTGAAGTTCTACGGAAGGGACGCCAGAAAGCTTCTCCTTGCAGTGATAAGGGAGCTTTACCTCCCCGATTATGGGGAGGACTACGTCTACCCCTTTGAGTGCGCCAAGGAGTTCTGGGGCATCCACCTGGACCCCTCCGAGATAGTCACGGAGGAGTTCCGGCCGAGCCTCATCAAGTTCCTCAACCGCAGCGTTCTCAATCGCCTCGAAAAGGCCCTCGAGGAGGTCGATGCGCCCCGGGAGGTTAAGGACACCATAGACTTCGAAAAGGCCGAGGTTCACAAGCTCAAGAAAGGTTTATTAGCCCTGGGGAAGAACTTCATACTCGGCGAGGGGGCGTACCTCATCGTCTTCAACAAACCCGCTGCGAGGGAGCTCATACTGAAATACCTGGGGATGCTGGATGGAGCTTGA
- a CDS encoding ABC transporter ATP-binding protein yields MIRIENLVKVYKDVRALDGLNLEVRPGQIYGFLGPNGAGKSTTILSTLGLIFPQEGRIQLFDLEVFADGKFNENQLVEAKKRIGYMPEHATLWDFMTPVQTLEIIADAFGIPKAEREKQVRELLELVNLWEDRDRKVGKFSKGMRQRLLLAQALINDPELLILDEPMTGLDPTGIAEFKDIIREQKKAGKTVFFSSHILAHVEEICDTVGVIVKGRLRVEDNLDNIKREFLRKAGYTIVLETNVPVDFTGVAWKVTPLGEKKYRIVAPDDIREEVHDFVASRGAKILTMQVKEPSLEEIFLEMVE; encoded by the coding sequence ATGATACGAATCGAGAATCTCGTTAAGGTTTACAAGGACGTTCGCGCCCTCGATGGCCTGAACCTTGAGGTCAGGCCCGGCCAGATATACGGCTTCCTCGGGCCGAACGGAGCGGGAAAGAGCACCACCATCCTCAGCACCCTGGGCCTTATATTCCCGCAGGAGGGGCGGATTCAGCTCTTCGACCTTGAGGTTTTCGCCGATGGAAAGTTCAACGAGAACCAGCTCGTCGAGGCCAAAAAACGCATAGGCTACATGCCGGAGCACGCCACCCTGTGGGACTTCATGACCCCCGTCCAGACCCTTGAGATAATCGCCGACGCCTTTGGAATCCCGAAGGCCGAGCGGGAGAAGCAGGTCAGGGAGCTCCTTGAACTGGTCAACCTTTGGGAAGATCGGGACAGAAAGGTCGGCAAGTTCTCGAAGGGAATGAGGCAGCGCCTCCTGCTTGCCCAGGCGCTCATAAACGACCCCGAACTGCTCATCCTCGACGAGCCGATGACGGGCCTTGACCCCACGGGAATAGCGGAGTTCAAGGACATCATCAGGGAGCAGAAGAAGGCTGGGAAGACGGTCTTCTTCTCGAGCCACATTCTGGCGCACGTTGAGGAGATATGCGACACCGTTGGCGTAATAGTCAAGGGCAGGCTCCGCGTTGAGGACAACCTCGACAACATCAAGAGGGAGTTCCTGAGGAAGGCCGGCTACACCATCGTGCTGGAGACCAACGTTCCTGTGGACTTCACAGGGGTTGCGTGGAAGGTCACGCCGCTGGGTGAGAAGAAGTACCGCATAGTTGCGCCGGACGACATCAGGGAGGAGGTTCACGATTTCGTTGCTTCACGCGGCGCCAAGATACTCACGATGCAGGTCAAAGAGCCGAGCCTCGAGGAGATATTCCTTGAAATGGTGGAGTGA
- a CDS encoding beta-ribofuranosylaminobenzene 5'-phosphate synthase family protein, whose translation MLIRTPRRLHLGLIDPSATFGRRFGSLGVALEGGYEVRIVEGEAMEVIADGEDRETIEFAIKRMNSVYETGVNYIVEVRKAIPRHVGLGSTTQLSLAVAMGIARLNNLNVSVEELARVLGRGRNGGAGIYSFAHGGFVIDGGVRNGIPPLIFREDFPPEWGFLLVIPELKPGLDEEEEKPVMAGVVGRADVAMEISHRILLGLLPALKEKDVKTFGEHLSAIQRLVGKHFEPYQGGEFREDVKLILDFLAEKTYGHGQSSWGPTVYGLILRSDFQRLSAEAHDYLREHGIKAKVELGLPNNTGAEVIGESAFLERLIKSVGG comes from the coding sequence ATGCTAATCCGTACTCCGAGGAGGCTTCACCTGGGTCTCATCGATCCCTCCGCCACCTTTGGAAGGCGCTTTGGAAGCCTGGGGGTTGCCCTTGAAGGTGGCTACGAGGTCAGAATCGTTGAGGGCGAGGCCATGGAAGTGATTGCAGATGGGGAAGACAGGGAAACCATCGAGTTCGCCATAAAGAGGATGAACTCCGTCTACGAAACCGGGGTCAACTACATCGTCGAGGTCAGGAAAGCCATCCCCCGACACGTTGGCCTGGGCTCCACCACCCAGCTCAGTCTAGCGGTCGCGATGGGAATAGCCCGGCTTAACAACCTGAACGTCTCGGTTGAGGAGCTGGCGAGGGTTCTCGGAAGGGGGAGGAACGGCGGTGCTGGAATCTACTCCTTCGCCCACGGTGGATTCGTCATAGACGGCGGCGTTAGAAACGGCATTCCGCCCCTGATATTCCGCGAGGATTTTCCACCCGAATGGGGCTTCCTCCTGGTGATTCCGGAACTTAAACCCGGCCTCGACGAGGAGGAGGAAAAGCCCGTGATGGCTGGCGTCGTTGGAAGGGCCGACGTTGCCATGGAGATAAGCCACAGAATACTGCTCGGCCTCCTGCCTGCCCTCAAGGAGAAGGACGTGAAGACCTTCGGTGAGCACCTCTCTGCGATACAGAGGCTCGTTGGAAAGCACTTCGAGCCGTACCAGGGAGGGGAGTTCAGGGAGGACGTTAAGCTGATACTCGACTTTCTCGCCGAAAAAACCTACGGCCATGGCCAAAGCTCCTGGGGCCCGACTGTTTATGGGCTGATACTCAGGAGTGACTTCCAGAGGCTCAGCGCCGAGGCCCACGACTACCTGAGGGAGCACGGGATAAAGGCGAAGGTCGAGCTCGGCCTTCCGAACAACACCGGGGCGGAGGTAATTGGGGAGAGTGCGTTCCTTGAGAGGCTGATAAAATCCGTGGGTGGTTAA
- the folP gene encoding dihydropteroate synthase, with the protein MKFAGVDLGEPRIMGVINVSPESFYKGSVRDDEDRLIETAVKMVEDGATFIDIGAKSTAPYLETQIPVEEEVRRAVWAVKAIRDHVDVPISIDTTSAKVAEEALKAGADIINDVTGLKGDAKMAEVAAEYTAPVIVCAHGEVRNLSDPIHTVVDLLQESIVIAAKHDIEEVAIDPAIGFLRPEWPPWYEWDSNVLANLNMLKIFGRPILIGVSRKSFIGAITDRKDPAERLPGSLAATAVAVFNGANIIRTHDVRETLDAVKMAAFMRKFRM; encoded by the coding sequence ATGAAGTTCGCTGGAGTTGACCTGGGTGAGCCCAGGATAATGGGCGTCATCAACGTTTCGCCCGAGAGCTTCTACAAGGGAAGCGTCAGGGACGACGAGGACAGGCTCATCGAGACCGCGGTGAAGATGGTTGAGGACGGTGCTACCTTCATCGACATCGGTGCTAAATCGACCGCGCCATACCTCGAGACCCAGATTCCCGTTGAGGAGGAGGTAAGGCGGGCGGTATGGGCGGTTAAGGCCATTCGCGACCACGTGGACGTGCCGATAAGCATAGACACCACCAGCGCAAAAGTCGCTGAAGAGGCGCTCAAAGCGGGGGCTGACATTATAAACGACGTCACCGGCCTGAAGGGAGACGCGAAGATGGCGGAGGTCGCGGCTGAATATACCGCCCCGGTGATAGTCTGTGCCCACGGGGAGGTGAGGAACCTCAGCGACCCGATTCATACCGTGGTGGACCTCCTGCAGGAAAGCATAGTCATAGCCGCGAAGCATGATATCGAGGAGGTCGCCATAGACCCGGCCATAGGCTTCCTCCGCCCGGAGTGGCCGCCCTGGTACGAGTGGGACTCAAATGTTCTGGCGAACCTCAACATGCTCAAAATCTTCGGACGGCCCATCCTCATAGGAGTCTCCAGGAAGTCGTTCATCGGGGCAATAACTGACAGAAAAGACCCCGCGGAAAGGCTCCCTGGGAGTCTTGCCGCCACGGCGGTGGCCGTCTTCAACGGGGCGAACATAATCCGGACACACGACGTCAGGGAAACACTCGATGCCGTTAAGATGGCAGCGTTCATGAGGAAGTTCCGGATGTAG